One part of the Syngnathus acus chromosome 17, fSynAcu1.2, whole genome shotgun sequence genome encodes these proteins:
- the atg9b gene encoding autophagy-related protein 9B has protein sequence MANLEAYREYQRIEDLEEDSPPGEEDLLLHVPEGLKDSWHHVKNLDNFFTRIYHFHQKNGFACMMLSEFFELVQFLFVVTFTTFLVNCVEYDVLFANRAVNHTGPGHNPLDRNKVTIPDALLPSQQCTERIQANSWIIFLLIMAAVFWLYRLIKVICNVLSYWEIRQFYIKALKIRMDELCNFTWQEVQDRLISLQREQQMCVHKKELTELDIYHRILRFKNYMVAMINKSLLPVRLQLPLVGDVVFLTQGLKYNFELILFWGPGSLFQNKWNLHPKYKRSGNRLELAQQLSRVILLMGLANLLLCPFILVWQVLYAFFSYTEIIRREPGSLGARRWSLYGRLYLRHFNELNHELHGRLGRGYKPTSKYMNSFTSPLLTVLAKNVAFFSGSVLAVLIALTVYDEDVLTVQHILTGITVLGVVITITRSFIPDEHMVWCPEQLLQCMLAHIHYMPDHWRANANKSETRDEVAQLFQYKAVFILEELLSPIITPFILIFLLRNKSLEIVDFFRNFTVEVIGVGDICSFAQMDIRRHGNPTWLSEGQTEASVYQQAENGKTELSLMHFTIKNPHWQPPLDSSVFISHLKEKVQHDAQGGPSTQLLLSEAPLCTSLQSNESATAPENLLASVLAHPVLAASGLQGRDHRFIPASTAASAAASVLASLSTSQLPHTGRGRGQRHQASSVHQDSTIYHSDRTVIDSMSFSDSRLRSNTLHSEFASAEMSLHAIYMHELHQQTSHPQRSSGQWPSSVPMTELHGRTGFLAHAGPTPSLVTPVHLGGWQEEEEEEEDEEELNSASARKQDTGTC, from the exons ATGGCCAACTTGGAAGCCTACCGGGAATATCAGAGGATTGAGGACCTGGAGGAGGACTCTCCACCCGGGGAGGAGGACTTGCTGCTCCATGTGCCCGAAGGCCTaaaag ATTCATGGCACCATGTCAAGAACTTGGATAACTTCTTCACGAGA ATCTatcatttccatcaaaagaaTGGCTTTGCTTGTATGATGCTGTCAGAGTTCTTTGAACTTGT GCAGTTTCTGTTCGTCGTCACGTTCACGACGTTCTTGGTCAACTGCGTGGAGTATGACGTCCTGTTCGCCAACCGCGCTGTCAATCACACGGGGCCGGGTCACAACCCATTGGACAGGAACAAGGTCACCATCCCTGATGCCCTTTTGCCCAGCCAGCAGTGCACTGAGAG GATCCAAGCCAACAGCTGGATTATATTCCTTCTCATCATGGCGGCCGTCTTCTGGCTCTATCGACTCATCAAGGTCATTTGCAACGTCCTGAGCTACTGGGAAATCCGGCAGTTCTACATTAAAGCGCTGAAGATCAGAATG GATGAACTATGCAACTTCACGTGGCAGGAAGTCCAAGACCGCCTCATCAGCCTGCAGCGAGAGCAGCAAATGTGCGTCCACAAGAAAGAGCTGACGGAACTGGACATCTATCACCGCATCCTGCGCTTCAAGAACTACATGGTGGCCATGATCAACAAATCCCTACTCCCCGTGCGACTGCAGCTCCCCCTAGTGGGCGATGTGGTCTTCCTCACGCAGGGCCTGAAGTACAACTTTGAGCTCATTCTTTTCTGGGGCCCCGGCTCGCTGTTCCAGAACAAGTGGAACCTGCACCCCAAATACAAACGCAGCGGTAATCGGCTGGAGCTGGCGCAGCAGCTCAGCAGGGTCATCCTGCTCATGGGCCTGGCCAATCTGCTGCTTTGTCCCTTCATACTGGTGTGGCAGGTGCTCTACGCCTTTTTCAGCTACACAGAAATCATCCGGCGGGAACCCGGGAGTCTGGGAGCTCGGCGCTGGTCCCTCTACGGCCGACTCTACCTGCGCCACTTCAACGAGCTGAACCACGAGCTGCACGGACGCTTGGGCCGAGGCTACAAGCCCACGTCCAAATACATGAACTCCTTCACGTCGCCGCTGCTCACCGTGCTGGCAAAAAATGTCGCTTTCTTCTCGGGCTCGGTGTTGGCCGTTCTCATCGCGCTGACCGTCTACGACGAAGACGTCCTGACGGTGCAACACATTCTGACCGGCATCACGGTGCTAGGGGTGGTTATCACCATCACCAG GTCCTTCATCCCAGACGAGCATATGGTTTGGTGCCCAGAGCAGCTGCTGCAGTGCATGCTGGCCCACATCCACTACATGCCGGACCACTGGAGGGCCAACGCCAACAAGAGCGAGACCCGTGACGAGGTGGCACAGCTCTTCCAGTACAAAGCG GTGTTCATCCTGGAGGAGCTGCTCAGTCCCATCATTACACCCTTCATTCTCATCTTCCTGCTGAGGAACAAGTCTCTGGAGATCGTCGACTTCTTCAGGAACTTCACGGTGGAGGTGATTGGCGTGGGGGACATCTGCTCCTTTGCACAGATGGACATCAGACGTCACGGGAATCCCACG TGGCTGTCCGAGGGCCAGACGGAAGCGTCCGTGTACCAGCAGGCGGAGAACGGCAAGACGGAGTTGTCACTCATGCACTTCACTAttaagaatccacactggcagCCACCGCTGGACAGCTCGGTGTTCATCAGCCACCTGAAGGAGAAGGTCCAACACGACGCGCAAGGCGGTCCTTCCACGCAGCTCCTGCTCTCCGAGGCTCCTCTTTGCACATCGCTGCAGTCCAACGAGTCCGCTACCGCC CCTGAGAATCTGCTGGCCAGCGTCTTGGCGCACCCCGTTCTCGCCGCGTCGGGACTACAAGGCAGAGATCACCGCTTTATCCCAGCCAGCACGGCAGCGTCAGCCGCCGCTAGCGTCTTGGCCTCCTTGTCCACCTCTCAGCTGCCACACACCGGCCGGGGCCGCGGGCAACGCCACCAAGCGTCCTCCGTACATCAAGACAGCACCATCTACCACAGTGATCGCACCGTTATTGACAG CATGTCATTCAGCGACAGCCGTTTGCGGAGTAACACGCTGCACTCGGAGTTTGCCTCAGCAGAGATGAGCCTCCACGCTATCTACATGCACGAG CTCCACCAGCAGACGTCGCACCCGCAGAGAAGTTCAGGGCAGTGGCCTAGCTCAGTGCCAATGACTGAGCTACACGGCAGGACTG GTTTCCTGGCCCATGCTGGTCCCACGCCATCTTTGGTAACACCCGTGCACCTCGGCGggtggcaagaagaagaagaggaggaggaagacgaagaGGAACTAAATAGCGCATCCGCTAGGAAACAGGACACCGGGACTTGTTGA